In Brachionichthys hirsutus isolate HB-005 chromosome 5, CSIRO-AGI_Bhir_v1, whole genome shotgun sequence, a single genomic region encodes these proteins:
- the wfdc1 gene encoding WAP four-disulfide core domain protein 1, with translation MPGSVVLLLSLLVLATGSDGRRIRKRGLNHKDYEYPNHPQSSQHQKNDRCPPPPQMLPERACEVPGCRSDSECKHHKRCCYNGCIYACLESVQPPPVLDWLVQPKPRWLGGNGWLLDGPEEVLQAEACSTTEDGDEPLHCPTGYECHIINPGNPAAGIPNRGQCIKQRGNSDGRGLRHKQFKDYKDYLGTSSNNAVGYENQHHKHL, from the exons ATGCCGGGCtctgtggtgctgctgctgtccctgTTGGTCCTGGCCACCGGAAGTGATGGCAGAAGAATCAGGAAAAGAGGACTCAACCATAAG GACTACGAGTACCCCAACCATCCCCAATCCTCACAGCACCAGAAGAATGACCGGTGTCCACCGCCGCCCCAGATGTTGCCAGAGAGAGCCTGTGAGGTGCCGGGCTGCCGCTCAGACTCCGAGTGTAAGCACCACAAACGCTGCTGCTACAACGGCTGCATCTACGCCTGCTTGGAGTCTGTCCAGCCGCCACCAG TGTTGGACTGGCTGGTGCAGCCCAAGCCTCGGTGGTTGGGTGGCAATGGCTGGCTGCTAGACGGTCCAGAGGAGGTTCTCCAAG CTGAGGCCTGCAGCACCACTGAGGACGGGGACGAACCTCTTCACTGTCCCACCGGCTATGAGTGCCACATCATCAACCCAGGGAATCCTGCCGCCGGCATCCCGAATCGAGGGCAGTGCATAAAGCAACGTGGTAACTCCG ATGGACGTGGTTTACGGCACAAACAGTTCAAGGACTACAAGGACTATTTAG GTACCAGTTCCAACAATGCGGTGGGCTACGAAAATCAGCATCACAAGCACCTGTGA